The genomic window TACGGCCACACCGAACGGGAGGAAGTCTCAGGCTCCACGAGCTTTTTGCAACAGACCTATCCGCATTACACCTCCAGCAAGGGGCTGAGCCGTTGGCTCGACAAACACAACCGCTACTCTAGCGACGAAGCGACAGAAACTCTGTATCAGCTCAAGCACGGCTCAGTCAGCTGGCGCGCCTTGCTGTTGGGGACAACTGAGGTTGAGCGGCGTCGAGCGCTGAAAGACTTGTCGCTGCGTCTGCCCTTTCGCCCACTGCTCCGCTTTCTCTACATGTACTTTGGTCTGGGTGGCTGGCTAGATGGCCGGGCTGGTTTCGCCTGGTGTACGCTTCAAGCGTTCTATGAATATCTAATTCTGCTCAAAGTCGAAGAACTGCGGCAGGCTGAAACCAGCTCAGACAATCAAGCTGAGCCTCTGAAACCCACAGTCTCTTTGCATGGCTAATTCCACAATTCATACCAAGGTTGCTGTATTTGGAGCAGGCCGTTGGGGCATGCATTTGGTGCGCAATTTCCAGCAGCATCCTCAAGCAGAGGTGGTGGCCGTCTGCGATCCAAATCCTGAGACCCTGGCAGCTCTTAACAAACAGCTGACTTTGCCACCGACAACCCTGCTCACAGACAAGTGGCAACGAGCTTTAGAACAACCTGAGCTTGAGGCAGTTGTCATCGCGACTCCAGCCTGCACCCACTTCAAACTAGTGCAAGCTGCTTTGCAGCAGGGACTCCATGTCCTGGTTGAAAAGCCGCTTACCCTAACCGTTTTGGAGGCTCAAGCGCTTTGTCAGTTGGCGCAGCAGCAACAGCGTCAGTTAGTTGTAGACCACACTTACCTGTTCAACCCAGCGGTCTGGGCAGTGGCTGAGCAGGTTCAGGCCGGTGCAATTGGAAAACTGCGCTACGGTTACGCTGCCCGAACCCACTTGGGACCTGTACGACAGGATGTTGATGCTCTCTGGGATCTGGCCATTCACGACCTCGCCATGTTCAACCTCTGGACGGGCAGTGAGCCCGTGCATGTGCAGGCGATGGGTAACCGCTGGTTGCAGGCAGGGCAGGCCGATCTAGTCTGGGCCCGTTTGGCGTATCCCAGTGGCTTTGAGGCAACCCTGCACTTGTGCTGGTGTAACCCTGATAAGCAGCGGCGCAGCACAGTCGTGGGCAGCCAGGGCGCGATTGTGTTTGAGGAGCTACGTCTAGACCAACCAGTGACGCTATACAGTGGGGCGTTTGAGCAACGAGCAAGCCAATTTCTGCCCCAAGGACAGGCTACCCAGGCGATACCAGTGCCTGCTGCCGAGCCACTGGCTCACGTTTGCGATCATTTCCTGGCTTGTGTGCACTCTAACCAGCCCTCGACTGTCTCTTCAGGGCGGGTAGGTGCTGAATTGGTCAAAGTCTTGGTAGCACTGTCACGAGCGCTAGAGGCAGGCACTTGGATCGAGGTCGAGGCTTAGGCAATCTGAGTACTTTCACGGTTTCTTCAAGCCGACTTTACCCCTTGCTTACGGGAAATCTTGGATAAAGGTGGAAACTCCGCTTGTAGCCTCTGGCTCTGTACCCTGATGGCCGTGCCCTTTGTCGATTTAATGCCTCTCTATCAGCAGTGCAAGTCTGAAGTGGATCAAGCCATCCAATCGGTCTTACTGCGGGGAGATTATGTACTAGGCGAGGCTGTTGCTGCTTTTGAAGCCGCGTTCGCCCAAGCTTGTGCAGGCAACGAAACCCTGTATGGTATCGGTGTCGGTTGTGGAACTGATGCCATCAGCTTGGGGCTACAAGCCTGCGGTATCGGCAAAGGCGATGAAGTCCTAGTGCCTGCTAACACCTTCGTAGCAACGCTCATTGGGGTTTTGCGCACTGGGGCGACACCGATCCTGGTTGATTGCGATCCTGAGACTGCCCTGATCGATTTAGACGTGGCGGAGACTGCGATCACACCCCGGACCCGTGCCATCGTCCCGGTCCACCTTTACGGTCAGATGGTTTCGCCTCTGCGGCTACGCGCCATCGCTGCAGCCTATGACATCTTGATCTTCGAGGATGCAGCGCAAGCCCATTTGGCTGAGCGGGAAGGCATCAGAGCTGGCTCAGTGGGTACAGCGGCAGCCTTCAGCTTCTATCCCAGCAAAAACCTAGGGGCCGTCGGTGACGGAGGCATGGTCGTGACCTGTGATCCTGAGGTGGCCCGTCGAGTTCGCTCCTTGCGCAACTACGGCGCACCCCGCAAGTATTACCACACAGAACTGGGCACCAACAGTCGGTTAGATAGCCTCCAGGCAGCCGTGTTACTCGCTAAGCTTCCCCACCTGCACCAGTGGAACCAGCAGCGCCAGCTAGCGGCTCAGATCTACGATGCCCTGCTGAAGCCAATGACTGAAGCGGGTGTACAACCCATTAGCAATCAGAGCGGTAACGGCCATGTTTACCATCTCTATGTGCTGCGAGTGCAGAATGCTGACCTAGACCGGGATGAATTGAGCGCTCGTCTTCAGGCTCAGGAGATTCAGACCGGGATTCACTACCCCATTCCCTGTCACCTCCAACCAGCTTTTACTGAACTTGGCTACAGTCGAGGACAATTTCCTCATGCTGAAGCTCTCTGTGAGCAAATTCTATCTTTGCCGATGTATCCGGGTTTAAGTCCGGAGCAA from Leptolyngbya sp. FACHB-261 includes these protein-coding regions:
- a CDS encoding glycosyltransferase, which gives rise to MFSVYILTHNEEKDIAACIESALFSDDIIVVDSCSTDHTLAIARSYAERGDPVRVVEHPFESHGRQRTWMLENIQPKHDWVYILEADERLTPELFAECCEALKSPDHVAYYVAERVMFMGSWIRRSTQYPRYQLRLFRHGKVWFSDYGHTEREEVSGSTSFLQQTYPHYTSSKGLSRWLDKHNRYSSDEATETLYQLKHGSVSWRALLLGTTEVERRRALKDLSLRLPFRPLLRFLYMYFGLGGWLDGRAGFAWCTLQAFYEYLILLKVEELRQAETSSDNQAEPLKPTVSLHG
- a CDS encoding Gfo/Idh/MocA family protein, giving the protein MANSTIHTKVAVFGAGRWGMHLVRNFQQHPQAEVVAVCDPNPETLAALNKQLTLPPTTLLTDKWQRALEQPELEAVVIATPACTHFKLVQAALQQGLHVLVEKPLTLTVLEAQALCQLAQQQQRQLVVDHTYLFNPAVWAVAEQVQAGAIGKLRYGYAARTHLGPVRQDVDALWDLAIHDLAMFNLWTGSEPVHVQAMGNRWLQAGQADLVWARLAYPSGFEATLHLCWCNPDKQRRSTVVGSQGAIVFEELRLDQPVTLYSGAFEQRASQFLPQGQATQAIPVPAAEPLAHVCDHFLACVHSNQPSTVSSGRVGAELVKVLVALSRALEAGTWIEVEA
- a CDS encoding DegT/DnrJ/EryC1/StrS aminotransferase family protein; the protein is MAVPFVDLMPLYQQCKSEVDQAIQSVLLRGDYVLGEAVAAFEAAFAQACAGNETLYGIGVGCGTDAISLGLQACGIGKGDEVLVPANTFVATLIGVLRTGATPILVDCDPETALIDLDVAETAITPRTRAIVPVHLYGQMVSPLRLRAIAAAYDILIFEDAAQAHLAEREGIRAGSVGTAAAFSFYPSKNLGAVGDGGMVVTCDPEVARRVRSLRNYGAPRKYYHTELGTNSRLDSLQAAVLLAKLPHLHQWNQQRQLAAQIYDALLKPMTEAGVQPISNQSGNGHVYHLYVLRVQNADLDRDELSARLQAQEIQTGIHYPIPCHLQPAFTELGYSRGQFPHAEALCEQILSLPMYPGLSPEQVQQVTTAVAEAIPKARTTGMYR